A window from Aquiluna borgnonia encodes these proteins:
- the mqo gene encoding malate dehydrogenase (quinone), with product MSNVERFDLGLIGGGIMSATLGVIVKLLNPKASIALFERLDDFALESSNPWNNAGTGHAALCELNYMPDSTDGSLPSPAKAIAINEQFQVSRQFWSALVELGILGEPESFIRTVPHMTFVRGEKDVDYLRRRFQALKDQPLFAGLEYSEDPEQIKKWAPLIISGRGSESIAATRIMQGTDVDYGTMTKQMIAWLKNAGAEVQTSTEVKNLNQYPDGSWELSLGGADYQRIVKADRVFVGAGGWALKLLQRSGIPEISGYGTFPVSGHFLRTDNPEIVSQHQAKVYSQAQVGAPPMSVPHLDTRVVDGKQSLLFGPFAGLNPKFLKHGSLLDLPLSIRPANIIPYLSVALKNFDLLKYLITEVTKSSAKKFESLKEFVPQAKQEDWSLYEAGQRAQVIKPAKGGGTLQFGTEVIASKDGTIAGLLGASPGASVSVSVMIDVLRKFYPESREQHDKKLAEFIPAHNKSLNTNSALAMRTLAKTAKTLGLRA from the coding sequence GTGTCCAACGTAGAACGTTTTGATCTTGGCCTAATTGGCGGCGGCATCATGTCCGCAACCCTTGGTGTAATCGTTAAGCTCCTCAACCCCAAGGCTTCAATCGCGCTATTTGAACGCCTTGATGATTTTGCCCTCGAGAGTTCGAACCCCTGGAACAATGCCGGTACTGGCCATGCTGCACTCTGCGAATTGAATTACATGCCGGACAGCACAGATGGCTCGCTCCCCTCGCCAGCCAAGGCGATCGCGATCAATGAGCAATTTCAAGTCTCTCGCCAGTTCTGGAGCGCCCTTGTTGAGCTTGGAATTCTGGGAGAGCCAGAGAGTTTCATCCGGACTGTTCCCCACATGACATTTGTGCGCGGTGAAAAAGATGTTGATTACCTGCGAAGAAGATTCCAGGCCCTGAAGGACCAACCGTTGTTTGCCGGCCTTGAGTACAGCGAGGACCCCGAGCAAATTAAAAAGTGGGCGCCGCTCATAATCAGTGGAAGAGGATCAGAGTCAATTGCCGCCACCCGCATAATGCAAGGCACGGACGTTGATTATGGAACCATGACAAAGCAAATGATTGCGTGGCTAAAGAATGCTGGCGCCGAGGTGCAGACCTCCACGGAGGTGAAGAATCTCAACCAGTATCCAGACGGCTCCTGGGAACTATCCCTTGGAGGGGCCGACTACCAAAGAATTGTCAAAGCTGATCGCGTATTTGTTGGCGCCGGCGGTTGGGCACTGAAGCTACTGCAACGATCCGGCATCCCTGAAATCTCCGGCTACGGCACCTTCCCGGTGAGCGGACACTTCCTCAGGACCGATAATCCAGAGATCGTCAGTCAGCACCAGGCCAAGGTCTATTCTCAGGCCCAAGTCGGGGCTCCCCCAATGTCTGTCCCTCACCTTGACACTCGTGTGGTAGACGGCAAGCAGTCACTGCTTTTTGGCCCATTCGCCGGACTGAACCCCAAGTTTTTGAAGCACGGTTCGCTTCTAGACCTGCCGCTATCAATTCGCCCGGCAAACATCATCCCCTACCTCTCTGTCGCCCTGAAGAATTTCGACCTGCTAAAATACCTCATCACGGAGGTCACAAAGTCAAGCGCCAAGAAGTTTGAAAGCCTGAAGGAGTTTGTTCCCCAAGCAAAGCAAGAGGATTGGTCTCTCTATGAGGCAGGTCAGCGCGCGCAAGTTATCAAGCCAGCCAAGGGCGGTGGCACATTACAGTTCGGCACCGAGGTCATCGCCTCCAAGGATGGAACCATCGCAGGATTGCTCGGAGCTAGCCCCGGAGCTTCGGTGTCGGTGAGCGTGATGATTGACGTTCTAAGAAAGTTCTACCCCGAAAGTCGTGAACAGCACGATAAAAAACTCGCCGAGTTCATCCCAGCACACAACAAATCCCTGAATACCAATTCGGCTCTCGCCATGAGGACTCTGGCAAAAACCGCCAAAACTCTGGGGCTTAGGGCTTAA
- a CDS encoding VIT1/CCC1 transporter family protein, translating into MKTDTAALELKLNWLRAAVLGANDGIVSVAGVVIGVASAGAQRETILLAGVAAVVAGAVSMAGGEYTSVSAQRDTELSHGKDPNKSAAHPWQAAWSSFVAFTLGALLPLFAMIGPWEQQRILVTSAAVVVALAATGWWAAFAGRSSITRGILRNVLVSLATVTISWGIGQLLGVTVL; encoded by the coding sequence GTGAAAACCGACACAGCTGCTTTGGAGCTCAAGCTCAATTGGCTTCGCGCTGCTGTACTTGGCGCCAACGACGGAATCGTATCCGTGGCCGGTGTGGTGATTGGTGTTGCCAGTGCTGGTGCTCAACGGGAGACCATACTCCTGGCCGGTGTCGCTGCTGTGGTGGCAGGTGCAGTGTCTATGGCTGGCGGGGAATACACCTCGGTAAGCGCCCAACGTGACACGGAACTCTCCCACGGTAAAGACCCAAACAAATCCGCTGCCCATCCCTGGCAGGCAGCTTGGTCCTCGTTTGTCGCATTCACCCTGGGGGCCCTGTTGCCATTATTTGCAATGATTGGGCCCTGGGAGCAGCAGCGGATTCTGGTCACCAGCGCAGCGGTAGTTGTGGCACTTGCCGCAACCGGCTGGTGGGCCGCTTTTGCAGGAAGATCTTCGATTACCCGGGGAATCCTCAGAAACGTGTTGGTGTCACTGGCAACGGTCACAATTTCGTGGGGAATTGGCCAGCTTCTAGGGGTAACGGTCCTGTAG
- the thrS gene encoding threonine--tRNA ligase, whose product MDIKLSGQPHQVSEGADGFKLFEDRSVVALRVNGELKDLSYQLAPGDDVMPVTIDSEDGLAILRHSTAHVMAQAVQELFDPAKLGIGPPIKDGFYFDFDVPEAFKPEDLKRIEKRMKELVGKSQRFVRREVSDSEAREAMADEPYKLELIGLKSSDVGEGAAEVGEGTLSIYENVNPDGSVAWRDLCRGPHLPNTRSIGKGFSLTRSAAAYWRGNENNKQLQRIYGTAWPTQEQHDEHLQRLEEAARRDHRKLGVELDLFSFPDEIGSGLAVFHPKGGILRRVMEDYSRKRHEEAGYEFVYSPHITKSNLFETSGHLQWYSDGMFPPMKLDSEFDESGALKKSGADYYLKPMNCPFHILIFRSRARSYRELPLRMFEFGSVYRYEKSGVLHGLTRVRGMTQDDAHLFVTEEQMEQELTSVLEFVLGLLRDYGLNDFYLELSTRDPENPKFVGSDALWEKATNTLAKVAEKSKLNLFPDPGGAAFYGPKISVQARDAIGRTWQMSTIQLDFNLPERFDLEYIGSDGERHRPIMIHRALFGSIERFFGVLTEHYAGHFPPWLAPVQVVGVPIADEFADYLEQFAAELRPHSVRIEVDRSDNRMQKKIRDHTLAKVPFIVIAGARDVEQGTVAFRFRDGSQENDLTLEEAKARILSAIANKEQV is encoded by the coding sequence GTGGACATCAAACTTTCAGGCCAGCCTCACCAGGTAAGTGAGGGAGCCGATGGATTCAAACTCTTTGAGGATCGATCAGTAGTTGCTCTTCGCGTAAATGGCGAATTGAAGGACCTGAGTTATCAACTTGCTCCGGGTGACGATGTAATGCCGGTGACTATTGATTCAGAGGATGGCCTGGCTATTTTGCGCCACTCAACCGCGCACGTTATGGCCCAGGCTGTGCAGGAGCTTTTTGACCCGGCAAAGCTAGGAATTGGACCGCCGATTAAGGACGGCTTCTACTTTGATTTTGATGTCCCCGAGGCCTTCAAGCCCGAAGATCTGAAGCGCATTGAAAAGCGAATGAAGGAACTTGTTGGGAAATCCCAGCGGTTCGTAAGGCGCGAGGTCTCCGATTCCGAGGCTCGTGAGGCAATGGCCGATGAGCCTTACAAGCTTGAGCTGATTGGCTTGAAATCTTCCGATGTCGGCGAAGGTGCCGCTGAGGTTGGCGAGGGAACTCTCTCTATCTATGAGAACGTCAATCCGGACGGCAGTGTCGCCTGGAGAGACCTTTGCCGCGGACCTCACCTGCCAAACACCAGGAGCATCGGCAAGGGATTTTCGCTCACCAGAAGCGCAGCTGCGTATTGGCGAGGAAACGAAAACAATAAGCAGCTGCAGCGTATTTACGGCACCGCTTGGCCAACCCAGGAGCAGCACGACGAGCACCTGCAGCGCCTCGAGGAGGCCGCCAGGCGAGACCACCGGAAGCTCGGGGTTGAATTAGATCTGTTTAGCTTCCCCGACGAGATTGGCTCAGGACTGGCAGTTTTCCACCCCAAGGGCGGAATCCTCAGGCGGGTTATGGAGGATTACAGCCGCAAGCGTCACGAGGAGGCGGGATACGAATTCGTGTACTCGCCACACATCACTAAGAGCAATTTGTTTGAAACCTCCGGACACCTGCAGTGGTACTCCGACGGCATGTTCCCGCCGATGAAGCTCGATTCCGAATTTGATGAATCGGGCGCCTTGAAAAAGAGTGGTGCTGACTACTACCTCAAGCCCATGAACTGTCCGTTCCACATCTTGATTTTCCGCTCACGGGCTCGAAGCTACCGAGAGCTTCCGCTTCGGATGTTTGAATTCGGCTCGGTATACCGCTATGAAAAATCCGGAGTTCTGCACGGTCTAACGCGCGTCCGGGGAATGACTCAGGATGATGCTCACCTTTTTGTTACCGAAGAGCAGATGGAGCAGGAGCTCACATCGGTTCTGGAATTCGTGCTTGGGCTACTCAGGGATTATGGACTAAATGATTTCTACCTTGAGCTTTCGACCAGGGACCCCGAAAATCCAAAGTTTGTGGGCTCGGATGCGCTATGGGAAAAGGCCACCAACACTCTTGCCAAGGTTGCCGAAAAGTCCAAGTTGAATCTGTTCCCAGACCCGGGCGGAGCGGCTTTTTACGGTCCGAAGATTTCGGTTCAAGCCAGGGATGCCATTGGCCGAACCTGGCAAATGTCCACAATTCAGCTGGATTTCAATCTTCCTGAGCGATTCGATCTTGAGTACATCGGTTCAGATGGTGAGCGTCACCGGCCAATCATGATTCACAGAGCGCTGTTTGGTTCGATTGAACGCTTCTTCGGAGTATTGACTGAGCACTATGCCGGTCATTTCCCACCGTGGCTTGCGCCGGTTCAGGTGGTTGGTGTTCCTATTGCTGACGAATTTGCGGATTACCTGGAGCAGTTCGCTGCTGAGCTTCGCCCTCACTCAGTTCGCATCGAGGTCGATAGAAGTGACAATCGAATGCAAAAAAAGATTCGTGATCACACTTTGGCCAAAGTTCCCTTCATAGTTATCGCAGGAGCTAGGGACGTTGAGCAGGGAACTGTCGCATTCCGCTTCCGAGATGGCTCTCAGGAGAATGACCTGACTCTCGAAGAGGCAAAGGCTCGAATCCTCAGTGCTATCGCTAACAAGG